From a single Drosophila sulfurigaster albostrigata strain 15112-1811.04 chromosome 3, ASM2355843v2, whole genome shotgun sequence genomic region:
- the LOC133842514 gene encoding lysozyme P-like, with the protein MEKTVLLFVLFLVRTVQSDRTLDRCTLAIEMDRLGVPREDLAAWVYIANHESGFQTNVISIQVDGSKSYGLFLLSSKNWCTESDDSASDNFCNESCDNLLSDQIKASVRCALVAKGRAGWTPWPIYRDFQLNRLTSVEDCFQPEIINCITNGTVTDAMIDATEHEVYGAFYDYKPEFEFQ; encoded by the coding sequence ATGGAGAAGACAgttcttctttttgttctgtttCTGGTCCGCACAGTACAAAGTGATCGAACTCTCGATCGTTGTACCTTGGCCATCGAAATGGATCGACTAGGTGTACCACGAGAGGATCTAGCAGCCTGGGTGTATATTGCAAATCACGAAAGCGGCTTTCAAACTAACGTTATTAGTATACAAGTTGATGGCAGCAAAAGCTATGGTTTATTTCTATTGAGCAGCAAGAATTGGTGTACGGAGTCAGACGACAGTGCCAGTGATAATTTCTGTAATGAGAGCTGCGATAATCTTCTGTCAGACCAGATTAAAGCCAGTGTTCGTTGTGCACTGGTCGCCAAGGGTCGAGCAGGTTGGACACCATGGCCGATTTACAGGGATTTCCAGTTGAACAGATTGACCAGTGTTGAGGACTGCTTTCAACCAGAAATCATCAATTGCATCACGAATGGGACTGTAACTGATGCTATGATAGATGCAACAGAACACGAAGTATACGGAGCTTTTTACGATTACAAGCCTGAGTTTGAATTTCAATAA
- the LOC133840172 gene encoding eukaryotic translation initiation factor 3 subunit B, with amino-acid sequence MAKKKSEEQSGADANDSDYNEEPNFEDPPNYVDNISDEDLLGDMLAQRPSEADGVESVVVVDNMPVVEPNRIEKLKSVINKLFSNCGEIVNVVYPVDDEGKTKGYAFMEYKHASQAEDAVQKLNNYRLDKNYTFAVNLFTDFQKYENIPEKWEPPTVQPFKVQSDLYNFINDPDAYDQYCVAAETAPNCVQVGFWQNMLPEPNELETRERFTDTFVKWSPLGTYVVTFHKPGVAIWGGSSFQKIQKFPHPGTQFVEFSPCESYLVTYGPTPTGQKIIIWDIRTGAEKRSFVADGMSVLSMFRWSHDDKFVARMGENSIHIYETPSFYLLDLKSIKIQGIRGFSWSPTDNVIAYWVEEQNQIPARVTLMEIPKKREIRNKNLFNVADCKLHWQKSGDYLCVKVDRYSKLKKDKKELDVKFLGMFYNFEIFHMREKEIPVDSVEIRELILAFAWEPIGNKFSIIHGEPNSSNVSFYEVNKGVKPSLVKRLEKKSCTHLFWSPRGQFIVMANLTMGTFEFVDTTNDYIISASPDHFRASEVEWDPTGRYVVTGVSSWKVKEDTGFNMYTFQGRIIKRTILKNFVQFLWRPRPPTLLGEDKQKEIKKNLKKYYPAFEQKDRLRLTRASKELLEKRSQLRETFMEYRNKRIAEWKDQKSRRVMLRGHIDTDNLETDEVDEEVVEFLVKEEITLLE; translated from the exons ATGgctaaaaagaaaagtgaGGAGCAATCGGGAGCCGATGCTAACGATAGTGATTACAATGAGGAACCGAATTTTGAAGATCCACCTAACTATGTAGACAACATCAGCGATGAAG ATTTGCTTGGCGATATGCTGGCGCAACGTCCCTCGGAAGCCGATGGTGTTGAAagcgtcgttgtcgttgacaACATGCCGGTTGTGGAGCCAAATCGTATTGAAAAGCTGAAGTCGGTAATCAACAAGCTTTTCTCGAATTGCGGAGAAATCGTCAATGTTGTTTATCCCGTCGACGATGAAGGTAAAACCAAGGGCTACGCCTTCATGGAGTATAAGCATGCCAGTCAGGCCGAGGATGCTGTGCAGAAACTCAACAATTATCGCCTGGACAAGAATTACACATTCGCTGTAAACTTGTTTACGGACTTCCAAAA GTATGAAAACATACCGGAGAAATGGGAACCGCCAACCGTGCAGCCCTTCAAGGTGCAGAGTGATCTGTACAATTTCATCAATGATCCCGATGCTTACGATCAGTACTGTGTGGCAGCCGAAACTGCACCCAATTGCGTTCAGGTTGGCTTTTGGCAGAATATGCTTCCGGAACCCAATGAGTTAGAGACGCGTGAACGCTTCACCGACACATTTGTAAAGTGGTCACCATTGGGCACCTATGTGGTCACTTTCCATAAGCCAGGCGTGGCCATTTGGGGTGGTAGCAGCTTCCAGAAAATCCAAAAGTTCCCCCATCCCGGCACTCAGTTTGTTGAATTTTCACCCTGCGAAAGCTATTTGGTCACATATGGACCAACGCCAACGGGCCAGAAGATCATCATTTGGGACATTCGTACCGGTGCCGAGAAGCGTTCATTTGTTGCTGATGGCATGTCTGTGCTTTCAATGTTCCGTTGGTCACATGACGATAAGTTTGTGGCACGAATGGGCGAAAACTCGATACACATCTACGAAACACCATCGTTCTATTTGTTGGATCTGAAGTCGATCAAGATTCAAGGTATTCGCGGCTTCTCGTGGTCGCCCACGGACAACGTGATTGCCTACTGGGTGGAAGAACAGAATCAGATACCCGCTCGTGTTACGCTTATGGAAATTCCCAAGAAGCGTGAGATTCGTAATAAGAACCTCTTCAATGTGGCCGATTGTAAGTTGCACTGGCAAAAGTCGGGCGATTATTTGTGCGTCAAGGTTGATCGGTACTCGAAGCTAAAGAAAGACAAGAAGGAGCTGGACGTGAAGTTCCTCGGCATGTTCTACAACTTTGAGATCTTCCACATGCGCGAGAAAGAGATTCCCGTCGATTCGGTGGAGATTCGTGAACTTATCTTGGCATTTGCCTGGGAGCCCATTGGCAACAAATTTTCCATTATACACGGCGAGCCGAACTCTTCAAACGTTAGCTTTTACGAGGTCAACAAGGGTGTTAAGCCGAGCCTTGTTAAGCGTTTGGAAAAGAAGTCGTGCACGCATCTTTTCTGGTCTCCGCGCGGTCAATTCATAGTGATGGCTAACTTGACCATGGGCACCTTTGAATTTGTGGATACTACGAACGATTACATAATTAGCGCATCACCAGATCATTTCCGAGCCTCGGAGGTTGAATGGGATCCAACAGGTCGCTATGTCGTCACTGGCGTATCGTCGTGGAAGGTCAAGGAAGATACCGGCTTCAATATGTACACCTTCCAAGGTCGCATCATCAAGCGTACTATTCTTAAGAACTTTGTACAGTTTCTGTGGCGCCCTCGGCCTCCAACGCTACTCGGCGAGGACAAGCAAAAGGAGATCAAGAAGAACCTAAAGAAGTACTACCCAGCATTCGAGCAGAAGGATCGTCTACGCTTGACACGCGCCTCCAAGGAGCTGCTCGAGAAGCGCTCCCAGCTGCGCGAGACCTTCATGGAGTACCGCAACAAGCGCATTGCCGAATGGAAGGATCAAAAGAGTCGTCGTGTCATGCTCCGAGGAC ATATTGATACGGATAACTTGGAAACCGATGAAGTTGATGAGGAAGTTGTTGAATTTTTAGTCAAGGAAGAAATAACCCTGCTGGAGTAG